Within the Clostridium scatologenes genome, the region TCATAAATATTACCTCATTATATTCTTTTTACTTCATTTATATTAATTACATTAATATAAGTATTTTCATCAATTTCCATAAGTTGCTTTTTGTTTAGAGCTTCATAAAAATTTTGTTTTACTATGTCTATGTGCTTGTCTAAAATATACTCCTTACCATTACTCATAAGTATTTTTGTTTGCATATTAATTCCTCCAATTTTTAATTAAAATATTTTTTGTAGTTTAGGTTCTCCAATATAATAAACAAATTCATTATCAGTTCTTATTGCATCTAATTTTTTTAGATTTACTATTTCATTTTCTATTATTAATGTACCATACTTATTTTTTAAATCCCTTATCAAAACCTTTCCTTTTGATTTAATTTCAGTAAATATAGTTACATTATACACAACTAATAAACCATTCATTATGATTACATCCCCTTACCCATTTTTCTATATTATACCATAAATGGACAAGTATATTAATGATTTTGTAGAAATATTTCTAATTTTGCAAATCGTTCAAAACTATTTGCACATATAAAATTCTACTTGACCAATATCAAAATGTATTTGCCAAAATTCTGGTGCTATTTCTAGCTTTATATGATTAATTTGAAAATCTTCTAAAATTAAATCTCTAATTCCACATCCTTGTCCATCTTCATATTGACTATGTTTAATAATTATATAATCATTGGAATGATTTATATATAACCTAAACCATGAAGTAGCATTATACACTCTTAGATATTCATAATTATCAACATCTATTTCAAAAACTTTCCTATTATTATCATTAAAATCAAATTCAATAACTCCATCTGAAGTTTTAATTTGACTATATTTTACTGTTCCCATAACTGAAAACCTCCTTTATTTTAAGGTCGTTACCCCAAAAGTTACGACCTCTACATTTTAAATGATTAGGTCATTGACTAAAATTTCATGACCTAACCATATCGTTTAAAACGTGCTGCTTTAACTAAGGTAGTTGTACTCCCCAACTCTCCTAGTTCAACTCGGTTACTGTTAATCACCGACAATTATAAGCACCTCTCGATTTAATATCTAGTGTTCTTTTTAAGTGACCACAAAAAAAGAGGACGAAATTACGTCCCCCTTAGGATATTGCTTCCGTTTTAAACGGAATCGGTATTTTATTTTTATGTTTTTATATAACATTAATTTTTTTATTTTTGCATTTACACTTTAAAAGTTCTGATTTAATTTCTTTGATTACCGTTAAACAATTGTCCATATCTGTGCTTAATGATTGTATTTTTAAATTAGTAGTTTTAATATTAATAGAAATACTTCTTAACTCTTCTACAAAAAGGTTCTTTTTATAGTTTCCTCTACCTTCTAGCAACTTTTTACTTTTATCAAGGATATCTCTCCTTATACTTTCTATTTTATGTTGTTCTACTAACTTTTCATGTTCTTTTTCAACACCATTTTTTAATTCATTTAAAATTTCAAAATTTAATTCATCATCATTCAATCCTAACGCTAATAAATTCTTAATTTCTTCATCAGTATAGTTTGTTTTTATCATTCGTTTACCCCTTTCAAATTTTATATTCTGGATTATACCATAAATCCAAACTTTTCAGTGGGGTTAAAACTTGTTAGTTAGTCGGCTCTCTATAAAAAAGGGAGTTAAATTAATTATTTTTCAAGTAACCGAACTGTTTCCATCAACTAAATACGTCCAAAAAATAAAAAATAGCATCTGCAAAATGAAGATACCAAAAAATTTTATACATTTTTTTATAAAGATTCTAATTGATAATATATATTATTTGAAAAATTATATGCGTTAAATAAAGTTTTTTTACATTTCGCATGATATTACGGCGAACTAATATATTATAGTTATATCAACGTTTATAGCAATTTCACTAATTAATTTGCCAAAAATCTAATTGATAATGCATTTATACATAGTCGTTTTTTGTATATTTATTCATTTCAATTGCATATTGATGTATATTATACAGGTTATACCTTATTATTCCATCTGCATAAGTATACTCATTTTTATGTATATTAGTGTATAAATGTATACTGAATCGTCCCATGCTTTATCGAGTTAAAGTTTTAAATTATTGAATTATTTCTTTATTTTTTTTAAAAAATTTTTTTAAATTTTCATTTTTTCTTTTTTAAAATTTTTTTTAAAAGTTAGCAATAACAGAATTTTTACCTTAACATTATTGTGCGAAAATATAATTTAATATAACTATTACCTATAACTATAAATTAACCTCATAAAACACTTATAAAACACTTATAAAATATATACAAAATGCTTATAAAGTATCAACATAATATTAACAAAGTACCAACATAATTATAACATAATACAAATATAGTATAAATATAGTATAAACATAGTATAAACTAAGTAGCAATATACTAACAAATTACTACCAACTCAGTACCATTTAGTACACCCCTATTTAATATCACTTGTATTATTCAAGTCCTGCTGCACATTATTTATTTTTTCCTTTTCAATCCTGTCCATTTCTCCAGTAACATCATTTGTTAGATATGACTTCTCTATTATAGTCTGTAAACTAATAGCTCCCATATCAAATTGTGTTTTAATGTTACTCAAAGTTTCTTGATTATTTATAGGTCTACTATAATTAAATTCACAGTCAATAAATTCATCCTCAGAAAATACAATACCTTGTAATGCTAATAGTTTCCTTATAATTTCCCATCTAGTTTCAAAGCCTTCTCTTAACCATTGTTCATTTATCATAGCTTTAACACTTGCCAAACTATATAGCATACTTAATGATACTTCTGAAACATTAGCTACATTGCTATTACCTAAAGCAACACTTGGAATACCCGCTATTGTTTCAAGTTTCTTATGTAAAGTATCTAATAATAGTTTTATAGTAGAATAGTCCATTTGTGCGTTGACAAATTTGAACTCACCTGCATCAATACTAATACTATAACCACAAGCATCTGAAGGTATAGTTCCCTCAATACGCTGTCCCACACTGACAGGAATGGGATTTAAGCTTAATGTATATACTGCATCCGTCATTTTGCTTAATATATCCTCTAATTGGTCAAGTATTGGTTTTATATCCTCTAATTCACTTAGGCCACAATGTTCATCATAATCATTAAAATTCTTATAATGTATTGGTAAACCACTAATATTATTATATTCATTTATTAATTGTAATTCCGAATTTTCATTATTATAACATTCAACATGATCCATATAATAAACATTATAGTAACTTACCTTATTACTATCCATAGTGTAATATTCAATGAAGCCTATATATTCCCCAGTATCTTCTGAAAATATTGGATAACTATCTTCACTATTGATTAATTTACTTTTAATTACTCCACCATCTAAATAAACATATTCAAATATATCTCCAAACCTGTTAACTTTCCTTAATATATCAAAATCAATTTTATTGTATTTTCCTTTTCTATATACATTGTTAAACGTCGCCACAATATCGTCACTTCCAGTTAAAGAAACCTTTTTACCTAGCAAATAAGTATCATGAAAATTTAAAATTGTTTTAGATTCCTGTAGTATTAATTTAGTTGTATTAAATACTTCGCCTTTCCATTTACTATCTTCTCTTTCTAATATTTTATGCACTCCTTTTAAGTAGTCCCTATTTTGGAGTACCTTACTAACTCTATTCATGTGCCAAGGCTGATTTACTTCATTAACAAACCAATCATTTGCACTATTATATTTATTCTGTATATATTGTTCTAGTGTCTGCATATTTACACATCCTTTCAAAAAATAATAAAAGGCATAGTCATTATGGCTATACCTTAATACATTCCAGTCCATCTATATTCAACATTACTATCTATAATTGTCATGTTCTCTATTTGCATTTCATTTATAATGAAAACTCTATCAGTATCTATTTCAATCACATCAGAATTATCAATCCTTATATGTAAAGTTTTATCAAAAGTTTCAATAGTAAGCTGTAATAATGAATGACTAAAATTTATAATAGTATTCTCTTTTGTATTAGTTTGTTTTCCTCCACTACTTATTATTTTAGAATATATAGCACTACCCATCATGTCACCCCCCTATAAGTAATTTACAATATAACTACCATCTGAATTAAAAATAACATCAATAACACTCTGTTTAAGATTTATAGTATAATCCGTTCCTGCTAATGCCTTGGTATAATAGCCTGTAAGGTCAATCTGAACGTTTAGACTACTAGCTTTTACATTGTCGGTTATGTTATTCATACTTAATAAATATCCGAATTTAACCTTCTTACTGGTTAATAATAAGTCATTCCAAGCATTTGAAGGTATATTATTAAATGTATTTATATCAATTCCATTGGCCAATACTGCTGAAGGATTAGCTTCTATAGGTGTAAAATTGTTTCCATCCCAAGTAAACCAATTAGTACCATTATTTACAACAATTTTTATTTCAGATCCTGTTGCTGTAAACTTGTCTATGTTCTGTACCCCGCTTAAATCAATGTAACTATTAGCAACAACTAATTCATCCTGTGGTATGGCCTGTATATTTAAATTTAAATCATTATTACTTATCCCTGTTACTGTTTTATATAAAGATTTATCGAATGACAATGTATATTCTGTTCCAGTTCCTAAATCCCTTTCCTTTTGAAAAGTATCTGTAAAATTTGTTTTTAACTTCATATCACCATCAAAAACAACATTATTGCTATGGCTGAAGTTACTACTTTCTGAATTATTAAAGTCAGCTAGTAGCTTAACAATATCTTGTGTACCTTGTGGATTAGCTAATTTATATACATCAATCATAGTTTTAAAGTTATCATTTGCAGTATTATCAATTGTAGATGTATGTCCCGCTGCAACATTTAATTTAACTAATTGTTTTATACTTGCAGTACCTCCACCAGTACCAGTATTCCCTGTGTTATTGGCTGTATTTTTCTTTATAATATTAATACCCATTTTGGAGTACCCCCTTTCTATTAAAGTAAAGTAAAGTGAAAGTATAATTTATTTAAAGTAAAGCAAAGTTAAACTTATAATAATTAGATGTAAGTAAATACGACACCTAAAAAGGATAGTAAAATCCATTCTTTAGTCCTGCTAGTGCCAAGGCCGTACTCATAACACTATCATCATGATTGCTTCCACTTGCCCCCATTTTTCCATTATCATCAATAGAGAATACTTTCATTTCATTTAGCAACCTTGTACTATTAATTTTTATCAATCCTTTTTCAAAGAACTCAATAAAATCATTAATAATAAGGTTTTTAGTTTTAACATTAGTGTCGAACCCTATTCTCCATTGCATTTTATTAAATTCATCGTAGGATTTATATTTAGTCATATTCATATATTTCAAATTATATCTAAGTCTTTCTATAATACTGTGACCACCTGAAGCAGTTTCTACTGTTATTATTCCTTTACTATAATAATGGCCTACACTATCAATAATATCTGCCATTTCATAGGGTTTTAACTTATTATTATAGAATTCTGCAACCTGTTCACCATCCTTATTAAATACCTCTACAACTGTATAGTCTTGTCCTACTCCTTCCGAACTATCGACACCAATAAAATACCTTTCCCCTGCCTTGGGGATTTTCCAAATAAAAAAAGACCTACCATAATGCAACTGTAATAGTCGT harbors:
- a CDS encoding phage portal protein, which produces MQTLEQYIQNKYNSANDWFVNEVNQPWHMNRVSKVLQNRDYLKGVHKILEREDSKWKGEVFNTTKLILQESKTILNFHDTYLLGKKVSLTGSDDIVATFNNVYRKGKYNKIDFDILRKVNRFGDIFEYVYLDGGVIKSKLINSEDSYPIFSEDTGEYIGFIEYYTMDSNKVSYYNVYYMDHVECYNNENSELQLINEYNNISGLPIHYKNFNDYDEHCGLSELEDIKPILDQLEDILSKMTDAVYTLSLNPIPVSVGQRIEGTIPSDACGYSISIDAGEFKFVNAQMDYSTIKLLLDTLHKKLETIAGIPSVALGNSNVANVSEVSLSMLYSLASVKAMINEQWLREGFETRWEIIRKLLALQGIVFSEDEFIDCEFNYSRPINNQETLSNIKTQFDMGAISLQTIIEKSYLTNDVTGEMDRIEKEKINNVQQDLNNTSDIK